In Coregonus clupeaformis isolate EN_2021a unplaced genomic scaffold, ASM2061545v1 scaf2892, whole genome shotgun sequence, the genomic window GGCAGATGTTTTAACGGAAAATGTTATAGATAAATAAAGGACAGTAAACTGCAATATTTATCCATGTCCATCTTCAAATGGTTGCATTTTATTCAAAAGACTGCACATGTGTAGTGAACTGAACACGTATGGGGCAATAGAGCCCTCAAGcagttattttttatttcacctttatttaactaggtaagccagttgagaacaagttctcatttacaactgcgacctggccaagataaagcaaagcagtgttaCATacggggtaaacaaaacataaagtcaaaaatacaacagaaaatatatatacagtgtgtgcgaatgtagtaagttatggaggtaaggcaataaataggccatagtgcaaaaatagttacaatttccgtattaacactggaatgatagatgtgcaaatatgatgtgcaaatagagatactggggtgcaaattagcaaaataaataacaatatggggatgaggtagttgggtgggctaatttcagaatggctgtggaaggtgcagtgatcggtaaggtgctctgacaactgacgcttaaaggtagtgaggggagataagagtctccagcttcagagatttttgcatttcgttccagtcattggcagcagagaactggaaggaatggcggccaaaggaggtgtcggctttggggatgaccagtgagatatacctgctggagcgcagactacgggtgggtgttgctatggtgaccagtgagctaagataagacggggatttgcctagcagtgatttatagatgacctggagccagtgggtttggcgacgaatatgtagtgagggccagccaacaagagcgtacaggtcacaatggtgagtaggtagtatatggggctttggtgacaaaacggatagcactgtgatagactacatccaatttgctgagtagagtgttggaggctattttgtaaatgacatcgccgaagtcaaggatcggtaggatagtcagttttacgagggcatgtttggcagcatgagtgaagaaggctttgttgcgaaataggaagccgattctagatctaacttttgattggagatgtgtaatattcatatgtgtcaccatactgaattgtaattggatgcatcatactgtgcaatgattggttaagaccacccaggtggtgaggtcattctaagatgatcatggccagagacacatggacatgcacgttatagctagttaataaagagctacgtttataaatatcctgtcgtcctgcattttattattttgtacaaagcgtacaaaacaagacatggtgtcagagtaaaaggactaaaaagatggattttgctggagttccttcacctcgaatggattgggggtctacaaatctacccgatgcatggcgtaagttcaaacagcatgtggagctgatgttcacgggtcctctgaaggaaagaggagaagaggaaaagtgcagctacctgctcctctggatcggtgaaaaagggagagacatttacaacacatggacacttaccgaggctgaatcaaaggtactgaaaacatactacgatcgttttgaagcatatgttttgccaaagaccaatacaattttcgctaggtacaaattccatgagaaagtacaaggcgctagtgaatcgtttgaacagtttgtcactgagctgcgtctgcttgtgaaagactgtgattatgcaaacaaggatgagatggtcagggaccgtattgtatttggaatacaatcaccgcgagtgagagagaaacttttgaatgttggatcagagttaacgctggacaaagctatcgacatagccagatctcacgagctagcacaggttcagatgaaaaccatttcaggcggcagcatgagcgcatcacgtgaacaagcagtgcacgcagtcaggcagacatcaaagcacacctccagtgcccagagagcatgtttcagaacggagacagacagaactccaaaacagagcgacacagactccaaacgccccaaaacatgtggatattgtggatacaaagtgcatggcgaacaggggaattgcccagctaaaggcaaacagtgtactaaatgtggaaaatggaatcactttgcaaaagtgtgcagagtttaccgtggaaaaacagtacatacagtgagtgaagatgaaatgtcaatcaaagagtcaaatgctgatgaactgtttattgattcagtgacacagaaaagtcagatatcagagacagagcaagcctttgctgacattgagataggaagacaaggcacagagctaaaattcaaactagacactggtgcacaagtaaacattattcctctgagtaagtacagaagcttgacatctgagtgtgagctacagcccaccacgcgcagactgactggttatggtggtgaacagctcccagtaaaaggcacatgcactctcaaatgcaaatacaaggaaagggacatgatgttggacttttacgttgttgacactcgagcacctgcagtgctagggtcttaaagcatgtttagacatggaccttatcaagctagttttatcagtgacagcaccagtagagatagagaatgtcatggaggagtttgctgatgtttttacaggaataggactattcccaggagaatgtaccattcaccttaacccagacgcaacccctgtgatctacccaccgagaaagattccacttgctctccgcgcccgtctgaagaaagagttggagagcatggagcaatctgacatcgtcaccaaggttacagaaccgacggattgggtcaacgcgttagtggtggtggagaaaccacgcacaggcaagctcagagtatgtctcgacccaagagacttgaacaaggctatcaaacgccccccattaccccttaccgacgctagatggcatcacacacaagctagcgggcgcacgctacttcagtgtcatggacgccagatcaggctactgggctatcaagctcacagaagagtcatctaagctcacaacgttcaacacaccgctttggacgctacaggttccgtcgcctgcctttttgggattatctcagcccaagacgagtttcagcgaaagatcgacgaggtgtacgaaggcctcgacggagtcgtggcaattgtggacgacatccttgtctatggtcgaaccaaagaggaacacgacagaaacctcaacgcgatgctgcaaaggtcccgcgagagaggagtccggctcaacccgagaagagcacagtcgggcgctacagaggtcagctacttcgggcatcttctcacagcgaatggaatcaagccagatccgcagaagatctcagccataaaggaaatggagccaccaaagaaccgcgcagagctggaaacagtgcttggcatggtcaactacttagccaagttcgcacccagcctctccaatgctaatgcaccctgcgtcagctgctaaagcagtccagtgagttcctctgggacaaccaacacgacatcgctttccagaaagtgaaagacttgatcatgagagaaccaggaccaatccttgcctactacgaccccaacaaagagctcagactccaggtggacgcgtcgaagtatggactaggggcagtgctactgcaagaaggaaaacccatcggccacgcttccaaatctctcacagactgtgaaatcaactacgctcaaatcgaaaaggagctgtatgccattctgttcggatgtaagcgtttccatcagtatgtctatggacgacaagtcattgtggaatcagaccacaagcccctcggagtcaatcatgaggaaaccgttagccgcagccccgccaaggctacagagaatgatccttcaactacaaaatacgacttcacaatcactcaccgtccaggcaaagacatccctgtcgcagacacactctccaggaagtttcttacctacaaggacagcagcctcagtgaaggcatggacatgcaggtgcacactgtgtacagcaacttaccagttagtgacacaaaactgaaggagatccgagcagaaacagaaaaagacacacaactcacacagctgaggaaagtcatacagtcagggatggcctgaggagaggagaaaatgccctcagagcgtctcagagttctggaaccatcgtgacgaactatcacagatcaacggaatcattttcaaaggagagaaaatcatcattcctaccagtctcagagaagagattttgacaaagatccatgctggacacatgggcatggaaaagtgcaaacagagagcacgggacattttgttttggcccggaatgtgcaaacaaatagaggacatggttggtaaatgccccacctgtcttgaacgacgccccctcaaacaccaaagagccaatgttacctcaccgtatcccagaccggCCCTGGCAAgtcgtggcaaccgatctgttcacgtggaacaacgaggactacattataacagtggactactacagcagatacttcgaactcgacaagcttcacagcaccacatctgcagctgtgatacacaagctgaaagcagcctttgccaggcatggcattgtagagactttaatatctgacaatgggccctgttacaaatcaaatgagtttgaatccttcacaaaagcatgggagttcacacacatcaccacaagcccacattaccctcagagtaatggccttgctgaaaaatctgtgcagatcgctaaatcactcatggacaaagcaaaagcagacaagagagacccctacctcagtctccttgaataccgcaacactccagttgacaacttcaaatcaccagcccagctgttgatgagccgcagacttcggctcaatccttcccagcaccaaccagcagctgcaaccgaggtcgtcagctacaaggaagtgcatgcaaaaacgtgcacagagacaacaacagcaaaagcgatactacgacaggtcagccagaccactgccaccactgaacgacggagagtcagttagaatccaggagcatggctactggaagccagcagtcgtcatccaaccagctgacactgaacgttcatatctcgttcgcaccgcagaaggagcggtgtaccgccgcaatcgtcgttcacctactgaacacaaaagaacaacacactgacgagatgaactgttcccctgaaaaGAACGGGGTagactaaacacagacacaacacaacatacaccatacttacctgcaacaccacaagaactgttgactgacacagaagcatgctcagcttcatatcacacaaggtcaggaagagaggtcaagcctagagctgtcctagacctgtgaaatgtcaaagggtgtaggcggatcgctgcctAAAACagtttccagactgtaaacttgttattgaaagttaacttgaaatgctttggtattgtatttgtttgatatgttgagatgtcattgctacagtgaaaagctgagttgctgagaaatatttgttctaaaaataacaatatgctgaatcattgtttgtctgttatgttgatgcagttggtgcagtttaaatggttacttacctcgagttcaaactacagagcatatattcaaaagaaacgctttattgttccacatattttttcttttttttaaaagaagggggatgtaatattcatatgtgtcaccatactgaattgtaattggatgcatcatactgtgcaatgattggttaagaccacccaggtggtgaggtcattctaagatgatcatggccagagacacatggacatgcacgttatagctagttaataaagagctacgtttataaatatcctgtcgtcctgcattttataattttgtacaaagcgtacaaaacaagacagtGGGTACTAATTCTTATAATTTGCTCTGCTTTTATGACATGGTCCTTGTTGCATTGCATTATTGGACTAAACCGTTGTCCATCTGACTTTCAGGTATGGTGAGTTGAAGGCTGCAATCTGCATTGTGGGGATTCAAGCATTGGCTGAACTCAATCAGTGGCCTGGTGTACTGGCATGGATTCTGCAGCATTATGAGTGCCCTGAGAAAATACCTGCCAAAATAATGCAGATGTGGTGAGGAAAATTTAATATGGTTAATATGCAGGCACTCATTTCTTGCACACCATTTATAACAGTGCTATACACTGCATACACTGCACATTGTGATCTATGTTTTCAATTGGCATGTAAATGTATTCCCCAATTCACCCTGAAGTCATGTTTTTCTCTATGTCCCTCTTCATTTTTGTAGCATACTCCTATACACCAAAGTGGGTGAGCAAGCTATGATGCAGGAGGCAGGCAATGTTTGGCTGTGCTGTCCATCCAATGGGAGATTGGCAGGATTTGGGACTGTAGCAGAGCTGTATTTACTGCATATTCTAGTGCCTTTAGGTCATATGACAGAGGCACGGGAGTTGGTTTCTGGTGGGGTGGGAGGTATTTCATTCACAGAGGACCAGAAACAAACAGCACTGGATATCGTGGAGAATAAAGAGAACCTCAGCCAAGAACAACCTCCAAGCCCTAGTCCAAACCCCAGTCCTGTGGTGGTGGCTGCTGGACTTAACACACCTCAAGGTGCATCTCACTTACAGTTACATTAACCCTTTGTATTGACTTTAATGCTGCCAGACAGTGTCactgactgtgtgtttgtgctttATAGGTGCTGTGATTCAGAAACTTGAGGCCTTGCTTAGGCTTTTCAACAGAGGACTATCGGTAGCCAGTGCTGGGTCATTCCCTCTTCGGAGAGTCTTTCTGGCTGTGGTCCTTCTCTATATGCTTTTTGTCCGGATGGATCCAGGTAAACAACAAAAAACAATGTTGTAAGCCTATTATTCAATCATTGAAAGAAACTGTCAACATCCAAATAATGTGGTTGCTTTAGTTAATACTAGTCTAGCACTTAGCATACAGCTTTTGTCTAGCTTTTGATTGCACCTAACCTACCTACAGTATTTAAGCACCTAAGCGCTGAACAGCGATAGATAGATATCAGAACATAAAGAGCAGAAATGTTATGATGATTCTTGGCTTCTCCACAGCTCATCCCTCATCTTTCCCCTGGATCTCACGGCTGCTGCAGATGCTGAAGCAGATGTGGGACGCCATGTTTGCTCCTTACTATCAAGCCAGAGCTCAGAGCTAAGAACTGTAAAACCATACAGCCTGGTGCTGGGACATCATGAGATCACCGTTGACCCTTAATCATGTAAATATGAATTACTGACTGAGATAAAGAGAGAAAATCAGGGGTGCTTTTGTTGCCAGCCACAACAACATGGATACCTGTCATATCAGAATGTGAACAACATGGATACCTGTGAAGGCAGACTGTGAGCAACATGGATACCTGTGAACGCAGAATGTGAACAACATGGATACCTGTGAAGGCAGAATGTGAACAACATGGATAGCTGTGAAGGCAGAATGTGAAAGTAACAGGCAGAATTAATTTCCCTGGTGTTGCAGATTCAGTTGCTCCCATATATGTGTGCGTGTGAGCGAGCGAGAAAGCgattgagtgtgtgtggtgaCACATTTTGTGTTGATATGAATGGCCCAGTCCAAAATAACTGTTATATGGAGGCAAGCTAATTATAAATCAGATGCATGTCAGACAAATTATAACTTTTACTTTGACAGATTTTTAATTGGTAAAATTATAATCTTCTCATTATACATGAGTCCAGTATCTTTCAATAGGGTCTGGCTCCAGCAGATACCTTCTCAGGACACAGACGCTGTGAGGTATACGGGCTCAGACAGGTTGAATGGTGCATGTATTAGCGAGCCagtgtgtactagctagctagtaatgtGTACTAGCTAGTTAGtagtgtgtactagctagcttgtggtcctctgtagctcaatgtggtcctctgtagctcaattggtagagcatggcgcttgtaacgccagggtagtgggttcgatccccgggactacccatatgtaaaaatgtatacacacatgactgtaagtcgctttggataaaagcgtctgctaaatggcatattattattattatactaggTATACTAGCTAGtagtgtgtactagctagctagtgta contains:
- the LOC121580105 gene encoding peroxisome assembly protein 26-like, whose product is MCSELNTTHGHLPRLNQRYGELKAAICIVGIQALAELNQWPGVLAWILQHYECPEKIPAKIMQMCILLYTKVGEQAMMQEAGNVWLCCPSNGRLAGFGTVAELYLLHILVPLGHMTEARELVSGGVGGISFTEDQKQTALDIVENKENLSQEQPPSPSPNPSPVVVAAGLNTPQGAVIQKLEALLRLFNRGLSVASAGSFPLRRVFLAVVLLYMLFVRMDPAHPSSFPWISRLLQMLKQMWDAMFAPYYQARAQS